Part of the Halobaculum halobium genome, TACGGCGGCGGCGTCCACGACTACGACGACGCCTACGCGATGGGCGAGGTGGCCGACGCGGTCGTCGTCGGCGACCTGCTCCACGACGAGGGCGCCGACGCCGTCCGCGAGACCGTCGAGGGCGTCAAGGACGCCCACGCCGAGATCGCCGACGCCTGAGCCGCCCGGTCGCGCGCGTCGACGCACTGCCCGGGTCTCTCGCGCCCGCGCGGTCGCTCACAGGTATCGCTCTCGTTTTGCTGTTCGGCTCATCGCCCTGTCGGCTCACGTCTCGCCGTCGTCGTCGCCGAGCCACGGGAACCGGAGGGTGACGACGCTGCCGCCGCCCTCGCGGTCCGAGACGGCCGTGACGCCGCCCACCGTGTCGACGATCCAGTGGACCACCCACAGTCCCATGCCGGAACTGGACTCCAGCGCGTCCTCGCCCCCCTCCTCGAGCACGGTGCGCTCGCGGTCGGGAAAGCCCGGGCCGTCGTCGGCGACCGCCACCTCGACGACCCCGCCGGCGCCGAGTCGGTCGCCGAACTCGGCGTCGGGACCGAGTGAGTCGGTGGCATCGGCGTCCGCGAGCGTCTCGTCGGGACGGACGCGCACGACGACCTCGACGGTCGGGTCCGACCGCCCGGCGTGCTCGACGGCGTTCTCGACGACGTTGTGGACGGCCGACTCCAGCAGGTCGTGCCCCGGGACGAGCGCCCGCACGTCGTCCGACTCCGCCCGGATCGACACCGAGGCCTCGGGGTGGTCGCGGGCGACAGTGCCGACGACGCGCTCGGCGACGAGTGCGAGATCGGTCGCCCCCTCGATCGTCTCGTCGCCGAGCACCGCGTCCTCGGCGAGGCGAGCGTGGTCGCTCAGCCGCTCGATCCGCTCGGCGCGGGCCTCGATCCCGTCGAGATACTCGGCGATGTCGGCGTCGCCCTCGCGGCGCGCGTGGTCGAGGTAGCCCGCGATCACCGTGAGGTCGTTGCGAACGTCGTGGCGCAACACCCGGTTGAGAACGGTCAACACCTCGACGAGGCGCTCGTAGCGGGCGGTCGCCTCCTCGGCCTCGGTCGTGCGCATCCGGACGCGCACGTCGCCGATGCCGACGGCGGCGCCGAAGACGACGCCGCCGCAGGCCCAGCCGCCGGCCGCGGCCGGCGAGAACGAGTCGAGCGCCCCGACGGCTGCGCTGTACGCCTGCATCACCACCGCGCCCACGACCAGCGGGATCACCCCGACGACGAGCCAGCCGGCGAGACGGGCGTGGTGCTCGCGGGGCAGGTCCACGCGGGCGACCCACGTGAGCACGACGCCGTAGGCCCACACCGCACACAGCGGACCGACGAGCCCCAACACGATCGACCCCGGGCTCCGACCGGCCGAAGTGAACGCCAGCGTCGCGGTGCCGACGACGAGCGCGCCGGTGAACGCGCCGCTTGCTGCCAGCGCTCCGGAGAACCACGCCGGTCCCCCGGTGTCGTCGACGTCGGCGTCGACTTCGCGCTCGCCGGGTACAGTCGCCTCGCTGTCGGCATCGCTGTTGTGCCCCCCGGCCCGGCCCGCGTTCGTCACTGCGGGTCGATTCGACCCCTGACGGATAAGCGTACCTTCCCAGCTATCACCGCGTGCGACGAGGGCTCGATCCCGCTGGACGATCGTCCCCTCCAACCCCGAACCTCGTGGTAACCGTTCGCGAGGGGTGAGAACAGGGATCGACCGAGTTTAAAGCCTCGCGCCGGAACCAACCGGTATGCACGGTCGAACGTACACGGCTGACGCGACCCCCGGCGAGGCGGCCACTGTCGCCGGCTGGGTCCACGAAACTCGCGATCTGGGCGGCATCGCGTTCCTGATCCTCCGCGACAAGACCGGGAAGATCCAGGTGAAACTGGAGAAAGACGAGATGGACGAGGCGATGGTCGACACCGGCCTCGACGCGCACCGCGAATCCGTCCTGAAGGTCGAGGGCGACGTGAAAGAGGAGCCACGCGCGCCCACCGGCGTCGAGGTCGTCCCGACGGACATCGAGGTCGTCGCGCCTGCTGACCCCGAACTCCCGCTCGACCCCTCCGGAAAGGTCGACGCGGAGCTGCCGACCCGACTCGACAACCGCACGCTCGACCTCCGCAAGCCGTCGGTGCAGGCGGTCTTCGAGATCCGCGCGGAGCTGCTTCGCGCCGTCCGCGACGCCTTCCGGAGCCACGACGCCACCGAGATCAACACGCCGAAGATCGTCGCCACCGGGACGGAGGGCGGCACCGAGCTGTTCCCCATCTCCTACTTCGGCGAGGAGGCGTTCATGAACCAGAGCCCACAGCTGTTCAAGCAGCTCATGGCCGGTTCCAACCTCGAACGCGTCTTCGAGATCGGCCCGATCTTCCGCGCCGAGGAGCACAACACGCCGCGCCACCTCAACGAGGCCCACTCCATCGACTTCGAGGGCGCCTTCTGCGACCACACCGAGGCGATGGACGTCGCCGAGGCGGTCACGAAGGCTGCCTACGAGGCCGTCGCCGAGAACTGCGCCGACGAGCTGGAGGAGCTCGGCATCGCCGAGGAGTTCGCGGTCCCCTCGGGCGACTTCCCGCGCCTGAGCTACCAGGAGGCGCTCGACCGCGTCAACGCGACGGGCGAGCTCGACGAGCACCTCGTGTGGGGCGACGACCTCTCGACGGAGGCCGAGCACGTGCTCGGGCAGGAGGTCGGCGAGCACTACTTCATCACCGACTGGCCCTCGGAGGTCAAGCCGTTCTACATCAAGGACCACGACGACGACGACGAGAAGTCGACCGGCTTCGACATGATGCACCCGCGCATGGAGCTGGTGTCGGGCGGCCAGCGCGAGCACCGCCACGAGCAGCTCATCGCCGGCTTCGAGCAGCAGGGGCTCGACCCCGAGGAGTTCGAGTACTACACCAAGATGTTCCGCTACGGTATGCCGCCCCACGCCGGCTGGGGGATGGGCGCCGAGCGCCTCCTCATGACGATGCTCGATCTGGACAACATCCGCGAGGCCGTGCTCTTCCCGCGCGACCGCCAGCGGCTCTCGCCGTAATCGGTCGCGAGCGTCGTCGCCGCGGCGTCCGCGGACCGGTCGCGACGCGACTCACCTGACACGCTCGTTCTCGCCGGCGTCGCCGCGCCGCCAGCGCGCCACCTCGGCGCCGCAGTCGACACACTCGGTGATCAGCTGTGACTCGTCGTCGGACGCGCGTTCGATCGACACCGCGACCTCGTCGCCGCAGGCGGGACAGTCGTCGCGCTTCAACTGCTCGCCGTACGCCAGCGGCGCGCCCAGCGCGAGCGCGGTCACTCTCCCGTCGCTGCGGTTCCACCCGCGCTGGAACTGCCCCGGCGGGACCCGGATCGCCTCCATCGGCCCGACCTCGATCTCCCGTCGCTCCGCGGATTCCCCGGGGTCAGCCGAGCCGACGGGGTCGGCCGAATTCCCGGGCTCGGGACCGACGACCCACGTCGCCGTCCCCGACAGCACGACGAACACCTCCTCTTGCACCTCGTGGTTGTGGTAGGCGAACGCGAAGGAGTCGCCCGGCGCGAGTTCGTAGTAGTTGATCGCGAGGTCCTCGCAGCCGAGCGGCTCGGTGAGGTGGCGCATCACCGCGGCCGGCTGCAGGGAGTTGTCGAGGTCGTCGACGACGACGTGATCCATGCGTTGACGAGTCGCACGGACGGGCAAAAGCGCGCGGGTCTCGGCCGTCGCCGCGCCGCCGCCCCACACCGCCGGCGCGCTGTCGACGCTGACCCGGGCCGAACTCAGTCGCCGGCGTCGCCGCCGAAGCGACCGGCGGGAACCGAAACCCATACTCGCGCCCCGGCAGTTGCGCGAGTATGGACGAGGCGACCGCGTTCGCGCCGGGCCACGTCACCGCCTTCTTCGCGCCGTACCCCGACCGCGACCCCGCGCGCGCCGGTTCGCGCGGCGCCGGACTCGCGCTGTCGGACGGCGTCGAGGTGACGGTCCGACCGGCCGACGACGCGGACACGGCCGACGACGGGCCGACTACTGGGACCGACCTGAAACTGGACGGCGTCCCCGCCGAGGTGGAGCCCGTCGAGCGGGTCCTCGGGGAGTTGAACGTCGCCGCCGAAGTCGAGGTCGACAGCGACGTGCCCGTCGGCGCGGGCTTCGGGGTCTCGGGGGCGGCCGCGTTGGCGACGGCCTTCGCCGCGAACGCCGTGTTCGGACTGGAGCGCTCGGAAAACGACCTCGTGCGCGTCGCCCACGCCGCAGAAGCCGCCGCCGGTACCGGTCTCGGCGACGTGGTCGGCCAGTTCCGCGGGGGACTCCCGGTCCGACTGGAGCCGGGCGCTCCCGGCTACGGCCGCATGGACGGCGTACCGGCGCGTCCCCGCGTCGAGTACGTCTCCTTCGGCGAACTCTCGACCGAGCGCGTGCTCGGCGGGGACCTCGATCCCGTCCGCGAGGCGGGGAGGTGGCGCTGACGCGGCTGATGCGCGCGCCCGACGAGCTGGAACTGCTGGCGGCCGGCCGGGAATTCGCCGGCGAGGCCGGCCTGCTGGTGCCCGAGGTCGCCGAGGCCGTCGAGGCCGTCGAGGCCGAGGGCGGACTCGCGTCGATGGCGATGCTCGGCCGCACGGTGTACGCGCTCGGCACCGGGCTCACCGACGCCGGCTACGACGCCGCGGCGTGTTCGGTCCATCCGACGGGGGCGACGCTCGCCACCGAGGAGTAGACCGCTCCGAGTGGATGCGCTTTTCGCACCCCGGGTTCGATCCGGAGACATGACCGAGGACGCGCCGGACGAATCCGGCGACGGCGACGCCACCGACCCCGAGGTCCCCGCGGACCCCGAGCACGAGTCGGAGATCCCCGAGGACCACCCGCGCTACCAGTCGCTGCTCACGCGCCACCGCATCGAACACGGAGTCGACTTGGGCATCACCTCAAAGCAGGGGCTCATCGCGGAGGGCCGCGGCGAGGCGTTCGACTACCTGCTCGGGGAGGAGACGCTCCCCTCGGCCGACGCCGCCGCCCGCGCCGCCGCCGCGTACCTCCTGCTGGCCGAGCACCCGGTGCTCTCGGTGAACGGCAACGTCGCGGCGCTGGTGCCCGGCGAAATCGTCGAGCTCGCCGCGGCGACGGGCGCCGACATCGAGGTGAACCTGTTCAACCGCACCCCCGAGCGAATGGAGGCGATCGCCGAGCACCTCCGCGAGCACGGCGCGAGCGAGGTGAAAGGCCTCACCGCGGACGGCCGCATTCCCGGCTTGAGCCACGAGCGCGCGAAGGTGGACGCCGACGGCATCGGCGACGCCGACGTGGTCGTCGTGCCGCTGGAGGACGGCGACCGTGCGGAGGCGCTGGGCGCGATGGGGAAGACCGAGATCGTGATCGACCTGAACCCGATGAGCCGCTCCGCGCAGGTCGCCGCGGTTCCCATCGTCGACAACATCATCCGCGCCGTTCCCAATATCACCCGCCACGCCGAGGAACTGGCCGACGCGAGCGACGACGAACTGCGGGACATAACCGCGTCGTTCGACCGGGAGGCCGCGCTGGCGGAGGCCGAGCGGGCGATCCGCGAGGGCGACCTGGACTGAATTCGAGGGCGACGACCCGGATCGAGCGAGGCGGGGACTTTCGCGGTCGCGGTCGCGACGGGCCCTTCGATCGCTCAGAACCGAAACAGCTACTATCGACTCGCGACTCCCACACCGATCCGATGCCCGACATCCGCGGCGTTGCCCTCGGCGCCATCCGCCACCCGGCCACCGGCGAGTACCTCGTCCAGCGGCTCCCCGGAACTGACGACACCCACTTTCACCGCTTCATCGGCGGGGGGATCCACGTCGGCGAGGCGAGCGACGCGGCGCTGGAGCGGGAGTTCCGCGAGGAACTGGGCGTCGCCGTCGAGGCCGGCCCGGCGGTCTGTACCGTCGAAAACCTGTTCGAGTGGGGCGGCGACTCCCACCACGAGTTCGCGATCGTGCGCGAGGCGACGTTCGCCGACGATTCGCTGTACGATCGCGATCGATTCACCGGCGTCGAGGACGACGGCGGCGACGATGGCGGCGACGACGACCGATTCGAGTACGAGGCGTACTGGCGCTCGTTGACGGCGTTGCGGGCGGCCGACGCGCCCTTCTTCCCCGTCGGCGTCGCCGACGCGGTCGCGGTCGACGGGCACACGCACGTCGTCAGTCCACTCGACGCGGACGCCGGGGCCGTCGCCGACGCGGTCACCGGTGCCGACACTGACGCCGTCGACGAGTGATCAGTCGAACCCCGATAGCAGCGTCACGAGCCACTGCATCGCGTCCCCTCGCTCGCGCACCTCTACCGATTCGACCCACTTCACCCACTGGAACCCTCGTCGCCCCGGTGCGACCAGCCGCGCGGGCGCGCCGTGACCGTGCGAGAGCGGTTCGCCGCGAACGTGCGTCGCCACCAGCGCCTCGCGCGCCTCGTCGATCGGGAGCGACCACCGGTAGCCCGTCACCGACGTGAACCGCACGTAGCGCGCGCGTTCGCCGTCCGCGCCTGCCGAGTCGAGCAGGTCGCCGACGCGGACGCCGCCCCAGCGCTGGTGGGTGTACCACCCGGAGGTGCAGTCGAGCGTCGCCGCCAGTTCCGCGTCGGGGTCGCCGCCGCCGATCGCTTCGAACGGGAGGTCGAGTTCCTGATCGACCAGCCCCCGTACCGAGAGCGACCACGACTCGCGGTCGACGGGGTCGGGGTCGTCGGCGACCCACGAGGTCACCGGGAAGCCGCCGCCCTCCGTCTCGGTGTCGTAGAGGTCTCCGGTCGGTTTCGACCCCGTGAAGCGACGACCCGCCCCGCCGAGGACGCGGTCGGCCGTTTCGGTCGCGCGCCAGGCGACGGTCCCGGCGACGAGCAGCGCGCCCGTCCGCAGCGCCGCGCGCCGGTCGAGGTCCACGTCGCGCGGGGAGTGGTACCGGCCCCGGAGGTGCCACAGCACCAGCGGGACGAGCAGCAGACCGAGGCCGACGTGGAGGTTGAGCGTCGTCCACGCGAGCACCGGGACGTTGCCGCCGAGCACCCAGAAGACGCCCGTTCCGAGGGAAGCGAGCGTCACGACCGCCTGCAGCACCGAGAGCGGGGTGAAGCGATCCCACGCCGCCGCAGTCGTGACCCGCCGACGGACGCGGTACAGCTTGAACGCGACGAGCGCCGCGAGCGTCAGCCCGACCGTCGAGTGGAGCCAGAACACCCACGCACCGCTCGGCGTCCCGCGGGTGAACGAGTACAGCCCGGAGACCACTTCGACGGCGACAGAGACCGCGATGGCCCAGTCGACGACGCGGGCCGGCGGCTCGCTCGCGCGCAGGGAGCGCACGACGGCCCCGCGGAGGCGACTCATGTCCGATCGGAGGGGCCGGATCGACATAGGTTCGTGGCCGCTCGTCGCCCGCGATGCCCCCGGCCACCGTCCGCAACGTCCCCGCCGGTCGCCTGCAACGCCCGCGGCGGGGACCGCGACCGCGACGGCAACGCACAAGTCCCGCTCGGTCGTCGTCCCGTGCATGCCAGTCGCACTCGTCACCGGTTCGTCGCGCGGTATCGGCGCGGCGATCGCCGAACGCTTCGCCGCCGACGGTTACGACGTCGCCGTCAACTACCACACCTCCGAGGACGCCGCCGAGGAGACGGCCG contains:
- a CDS encoding sensor histidine kinase, translating into MTNAGRAGGHNSDADSEATVPGEREVDADVDDTGGPAWFSGALAASGAFTGALVVGTATLAFTSAGRSPGSIVLGLVGPLCAVWAYGVVLTWVARVDLPREHHARLAGWLVVGVIPLVVGAVVMQAYSAAVGALDSFSPAAAGGWACGGVVFGAAVGIGDVRVRMRTTEAEEATARYERLVEVLTVLNRVLRHDVRNDLTVIAGYLDHARREGDADIAEYLDGIEARAERIERLSDHARLAEDAVLGDETIEGATDLALVAERVVGTVARDHPEASVSIRAESDDVRALVPGHDLLESAVHNVVENAVEHAGRSDPTVEVVVRVRPDETLADADATDSLGPDAEFGDRLGAGGVVEVAVADDGPGFPDRERTVLEEGGEDALESSSGMGLWVVHWIVDTVGGVTAVSDREGGGSVVTLRFPWLGDDDGET
- the aspS gene encoding aspartate--tRNA(Asn) ligase → MHGRTYTADATPGEAATVAGWVHETRDLGGIAFLILRDKTGKIQVKLEKDEMDEAMVDTGLDAHRESVLKVEGDVKEEPRAPTGVEVVPTDIEVVAPADPELPLDPSGKVDAELPTRLDNRTLDLRKPSVQAVFEIRAELLRAVRDAFRSHDATEINTPKIVATGTEGGTELFPISYFGEEAFMNQSPQLFKQLMAGSNLERVFEIGPIFRAEEHNTPRHLNEAHSIDFEGAFCDHTEAMDVAEAVTKAAYEAVAENCADELEELGIAEEFAVPSGDFPRLSYQEALDRVNATGELDEHLVWGDDLSTEAEHVLGQEVGEHYFITDWPSEVKPFYIKDHDDDDEKSTGFDMMHPRMELVSGGQREHRHEQLIAGFEQQGLDPEEFEYYTKMFRYGMPPHAGWGMGAERLLMTMLDLDNIREAVLFPRDRQRLSP
- a CDS encoding cupin domain-containing protein, yielding MDHVVVDDLDNSLQPAAVMRHLTEPLGCEDLAINYYELAPGDSFAFAYHNHEVQEEVFVVLSGTATWVVGPEPGNSADPVGSADPGESAERREIEVGPMEAIRVPPGQFQRGWNRSDGRVTALALGAPLAYGEQLKRDDCPACGDEVAVSIERASDDESQLITECVDCGAEVARWRRGDAGENERVR
- a CDS encoding 4-phosphopantoate--beta-alanine ligase, whose protein sequence is MTEDAPDESGDGDATDPEVPADPEHESEIPEDHPRYQSLLTRHRIEHGVDLGITSKQGLIAEGRGEAFDYLLGEETLPSADAAARAAAAYLLLAEHPVLSVNGNVAALVPGEIVELAAATGADIEVNLFNRTPERMEAIAEHLREHGASEVKGLTADGRIPGLSHERAKVDADGIGDADVVVVPLEDGDRAEALGAMGKTEIVIDLNPMSRSAQVAAVPIVDNIIRAVPNITRHAEELADASDDELRDITASFDREAALAEAERAIREGDLD
- a CDS encoding NUDIX domain-containing protein, which produces MPDIRGVALGAIRHPATGEYLVQRLPGTDDTHFHRFIGGGIHVGEASDAALEREFREELGVAVEAGPAVCTVENLFEWGGDSHHEFAIVREATFADDSLYDRDRFTGVEDDGGDDGGDDDRFEYEAYWRSLTALRAADAPFFPVGVADAVAVDGHTHVVSPLDADAGAVADAVTGADTDAVDE
- a CDS encoding molybdopterin-dependent oxidoreductase, coding for MSRLRGAVVRSLRASEPPARVVDWAIAVSVAVEVVSGLYSFTRGTPSGAWVFWLHSTVGLTLAALVAFKLYRVRRRVTTAAAWDRFTPLSVLQAVVTLASLGTGVFWVLGGNVPVLAWTTLNLHVGLGLLLVPLVLWHLRGRYHSPRDVDLDRRAALRTGALLVAGTVAWRATETADRVLGGAGRRFTGSKPTGDLYDTETEGGGFPVTSWVADDPDPVDRESWSLSVRGLVDQELDLPFEAIGGGDPDAELAATLDCTSGWYTHQRWGGVRVGDLLDSAGADGERARYVRFTSVTGYRWSLPIDEAREALVATHVRGEPLSHGHGAPARLVAPGRRGFQWVKWVESVEVRERGDAMQWLVTLLSGFD